The proteins below are encoded in one region of Cytobacillus sp. IB215665:
- the coaBC gene encoding bifunctional phosphopantothenoylcysteine decarboxylase/phosphopantothenate--cysteine ligase CoaBC: MLLNKNILLCVSGGIAVYKAAALASKLTQAEANVKVIMTESACEFVTPLTFQALTRNDVYIDTFDEKNPSKIAHIDVADWADIVLIAPATANVIGKLANGIADDMLTTTLLATTAPVWVAPAMNVHMYDHPAVIQNISKLASFGYEFIEPSEGYLACGYVGKGRLEEPENIVKLLTEHFSNGKKPLKGKKMLVTAGPTRERIDPVRYFTNYSSGKMGYAIAEEAAHLGADVVLISGPTNIDPPLNVETIKVESAQDMLNEILKLYDQSDIVVKCAAVADYRPKNVQKQKIKKQPDDYFVEMERTIDILKTLGERKEHQLLIGFAAETDRVEEYALAKMKKKNLDMIVANNVDDHGAGFGVDTNIVTIYKQDHTKIALPLLTKKEVAESLLLEIRKMVDVHI, encoded by the coding sequence ATGTTGTTAAATAAAAATATATTGTTATGTGTGAGTGGAGGCATTGCTGTGTATAAAGCAGCTGCTTTAGCTAGTAAGCTGACTCAAGCTGAGGCAAATGTAAAAGTTATAATGACAGAATCTGCTTGCGAATTTGTAACACCATTGACATTTCAGGCACTTACTAGAAATGACGTATATATTGACACTTTTGATGAAAAAAACCCGTCTAAGATTGCTCATATCGATGTAGCTGATTGGGCTGATATCGTCTTAATTGCTCCCGCTACGGCAAATGTTATCGGCAAACTTGCGAATGGGATAGCTGATGATATGTTAACTACTACGTTATTAGCAACCACTGCTCCCGTGTGGGTTGCTCCAGCTATGAATGTCCATATGTATGATCATCCTGCTGTAATACAAAATATTAGCAAATTAGCAAGCTTTGGATATGAATTTATTGAGCCTAGTGAAGGATATTTAGCGTGTGGATACGTTGGTAAAGGAAGGTTAGAAGAACCTGAAAATATTGTTAAACTATTAACTGAACATTTTTCTAACGGTAAAAAGCCTTTAAAAGGGAAAAAAATGCTTGTGACTGCTGGACCAACACGTGAAAGAATTGACCCGGTACGTTATTTCACAAATTATTCTTCTGGAAAAATGGGTTATGCAATCGCTGAAGAAGCAGCTCATTTAGGTGCAGACGTCGTTTTAATATCTGGACCTACAAACATTGATCCACCGTTAAATGTTGAAACCATAAAAGTAGAATCTGCTCAAGATATGTTGAATGAGATACTGAAATTATATGATCAAAGTGATATTGTCGTTAAATGTGCAGCTGTAGCAGATTATCGTCCAAAGAATGTGCAGAAGCAGAAAATAAAAAAACAACCTGATGATTACTTTGTTGAAATGGAACGTACAATAGATATTTTAAAAACATTAGGTGAAAGAAAAGAGCATCAACTTCTAATCGGTTTTGCAGCTGAAACCGATCGTGTTGAAGAGTATGCCCTAGCCAAGATGAAGAAAAAAAATCTAGATATGATCGTAGCGAATAATGTTGATGATCACGGTGCTGGTTTTGGTGTAGATACGAATATCGTCACAATTTATAAACAAGATCATACGAAAATAGCGCTTCCTTTATTAACTAAAAAAGAGGTTGCCGAATCTTTATTATTAGAAATAAGAAAAATGGTTGATGTTCATATATGA
- a CDS encoding YicC/YloC family endoribonuclease, producing the protein MVYSMTGFGRATVELEQYSVTVEMKSVNHRFSDVSIKGPKYIYALEKKIKKLISTYVKRGRIEVFITIEGDELVERSLQVDWHLLDQYYETIKTAVDKYKLPEQITIKQLFSLHDVVMIKEKDGGNEQIEHTVLEAIEDAVVQLKRTRYSEGQQLLIDISTQLENMQNSVNVVSKRSEIVYDLYREKITKRISEFLSGTVDEQRLLTEVAIFADKADINEELTRINSHISHFFDTMQHKQEIGRKLDFFVQELNREINTIGSKANDVLIAQHVVEMKSFLEKIKEQVQNIE; encoded by the coding sequence ATGGTATACAGTATGACTGGCTTTGGAAGAGCGACAGTTGAGTTGGAGCAATATTCTGTAACTGTTGAAATGAAATCCGTAAATCATCGGTTTAGTGATGTTAGCATTAAAGGACCAAAATACATATATGCATTAGAAAAAAAAATAAAAAAATTAATTTCTACATATGTAAAACGTGGTCGTATAGAAGTATTTATTACTATAGAAGGTGATGAATTAGTAGAGCGGTCGCTTCAAGTTGACTGGCATCTTCTAGATCAATATTACGAAACGATTAAAACTGCAGTAGATAAATATAAGCTTCCAGAGCAAATAACGATAAAGCAATTATTTTCACTACATGATGTCGTCATGATTAAAGAAAAAGACGGTGGAAATGAACAAATTGAACACACAGTACTTGAAGCGATTGAGGATGCTGTAGTACAGTTGAAAAGAACACGTTATTCTGAAGGACAGCAACTGTTAATTGATATATCAACTCAATTAGAAAATATGCAAAATAGTGTGAATGTCGTTTCAAAAAGATCAGAAATTGTGTATGATTTATACCGAGAAAAAATAACGAAACGTATTTCTGAATTTTTATCAGGTACAGTCGATGAACAGCGACTACTAACTGAAGTTGCTATTTTCGCCGATAAAGCGGATATTAATGAAGAATTAACACGAATTAATAGCCATATTAGCCACTTTTTCGACACGATGCAACATAAGCAAGAAATTGGCAGGAAACTAGATTTTTTCGTGCAAGAATTAAATCGTGAGATAAATACAATTGGCTCGAAAGCAAATGACGTATTAATTGCTCAGCATGTTGTTGAAATGAAAAGCTTTCTGGAAAAAATTAAGGAGCAAGTACAAAATATTGAATAA
- the rpoZ gene encoding DNA-directed RNA polymerase subunit omega: protein MLYPSIDSLMGKLHSKYTLVTVAAKRARDMQENNNAMLEKTVSEKYVGKALEEINEGILTYKNK from the coding sequence ATGTTATATCCATCTATTGATTCTTTAATGGGGAAGTTACATTCAAAATATACCCTTGTAACTGTTGCGGCAAAGAGAGCTCGTGATATGCAAGAAAATAATAATGCAATGCTTGAAAAGACAGTATCAGAGAAATATGTAGGTAAGGCGTTAGAAGAAATAAATGAAGGTATTTTAACATATAAGAATAAATAA
- the remA gene encoding extracellular matrix/biofilm regulator RemA: MSIKLINIGFGNIVSANRIISIVSPESAPIKRIIQEARDRGKLIDATYGRRTRAVLVMDSEHVILSAVQPETVAQRLINKDDLSDEG, encoded by the coding sequence ATGTCTATAAAATTAATTAATATAGGTTTCGGTAACATCGTTTCAGCAAATCGTATCATTTCTATTGTCAGCCCTGAATCTGCTCCTATAAAAAGGATTATTCAAGAAGCTCGTGATCGTGGAAAGCTTATTGATGCAACTTACGGTAGAAGAACGAGAGCTGTCCTTGTTATGGATAGTGAACATGTTATCCTTTCTGCCGTACAGCCTGAAACAGTGGCACAACGTTTAATAAACAAAGATGATTTATCTGATGAAGGGTAG
- the gmk gene encoding guanylate kinase: protein MKERGLLIVLSGPSGVGKGTVRKALFSQSDIKLHYSISMTTRKPREGEVDGVDYFFKSREEFESLIAQSKLLEWAEFVGNYYGTPVDYVEKTLQEGKDVFLEIEVQGAMQVRKAFPEGLFIFLMPPSLTELENRITTRGTESNEVINNRMNAAKQEIEMMNAYDYVVENDEVELACERIKAIVTAEHCRRDRIANRYRKMLEVE from the coding sequence ATGAAAGAAAGAGGTTTATTAATAGTACTTTCTGGACCTTCTGGTGTTGGAAAAGGTACTGTACGTAAGGCATTATTTTCACAATCTGATATAAAGTTACATTATTCAATTTCAATGACTACCCGTAAGCCGCGTGAAGGGGAAGTCGATGGGGTGGATTACTTTTTTAAATCAAGAGAAGAATTTGAATCGTTAATAGCACAATCTAAACTGCTCGAATGGGCAGAGTTTGTAGGAAATTACTATGGAACCCCTGTAGATTATGTTGAAAAAACTCTTCAAGAAGGTAAGGATGTCTTCTTAGAAATTGAAGTTCAAGGTGCAATGCAGGTTCGTAAAGCATTTCCTGAGGGCTTGTTTATTTTCCTTATGCCTCCGAGTTTAACTGAATTAGAAAACAGAATTACTACTCGAGGTACTGAATCAAATGAAGTAATTAATAATCGAATGAACGCTGCTAAGCAAGAAATTGAAATGATGAACGCTTACGACTACGTTGTAGAAAACGATGAGGTTGAACTAGCGTGTGAACGCATAAAAGCAATCGTTACGGCAGAACATTGTCGCAGAGATAGAATTGCTAACCGATATAGAAAAATGCTGGAGGTTGAATAA
- a CDS encoding calcium-translocating P-type ATPase, SERCA-type, with protein MNWHEMRLEEVEKVMNSNSETGLTEQEVNQRQQKSGLNELDEAERPSAFLLFLAQFKDFMVLILLIATFISGLLGEYIDAIAIIAIVLINGFLGFYQERRAERSMQALKELAAPQVHVLRNKQWFRIPSKELVSGDVIQFVSGDRIGADVRLLQSNSLEIEESALTGESVPVMKDINPILGSKTALGDKSNMAFMGTMVTRGSGTGIVIGTGMKTEMGKIADLLQSQKTLETPLQRRLEQLGKILIGVALILTFLVVIVGVLQGHDLYTMFLAGVSLAVAAIPEGLPAIVTVALSLGVQRMIKQKSIVRKLPAIETLGCASVICSDKTGTLTQNKMTVTHMWTGGETWNVTGTGYEPKGSFFDGRTEVDPTTSKSFYQLLTFGLLCNHARIVEKDNQFIVDGDPTEGALAVAAMKGKLSKHQLQEEFKIIKEFPFDSSRKMMSMIASDKQGKQYVITKGAPDVLLKQCDSILWNDKKQLLNNNYRNEVEKSIARLANQALRTIAIAYKPISSNKKISTDTEAEKDLVFIGLQGMIDPPRPEVKQAVKECHEAGIKTIMITGDHVNTAQAIAKQINILPEHGVVLDGSSLSSMSVEELEEIVDDVYVFARVSPEHKLKIVKALQQQGHIVAMTGDGVNDAPAIKAADIGISMGITGTDVAKESSSLVLVDDNFATIKAAIKEGRNIYENIRKFIRYLLASNVGEILVMLFAMILALPLPLVPIQILWVNLVTDGLPAMALGLDQPEENVMKRRPRSATEGVFARGLAWKVISRGFLIGIVTLIAFIITYSRNPNELQYAQSIAFATLVMAQLIHVFDCRSERSIFERKPFENIYLVLAVISSVLLLMVVIYLPSLQVIFHTSSIMLIDWLLILGLSAIPTFLLATTHFSRK; from the coding sequence ATGAACTGGCATGAAATGCGCTTAGAAGAAGTGGAAAAAGTGATGAATTCCAACTCTGAAACAGGCTTAACAGAGCAAGAAGTAAACCAACGGCAACAAAAAAGTGGTTTGAATGAATTGGATGAAGCCGAGCGACCTTCTGCTTTTTTATTGTTTTTAGCACAATTTAAAGATTTTATGGTTTTAATACTTTTGATTGCAACTTTTATTTCTGGATTGTTAGGTGAGTATATTGATGCCATTGCAATCATTGCTATTGTCTTAATTAATGGGTTTCTTGGTTTTTATCAAGAAAGAAGAGCAGAGAGGTCAATGCAGGCTCTGAAAGAATTAGCAGCCCCCCAAGTACATGTGTTACGAAATAAACAATGGTTTCGGATTCCATCTAAGGAACTTGTGTCAGGAGATGTAATTCAATTTGTTAGTGGAGATCGGATTGGTGCCGATGTGAGGTTATTACAATCTAACAGTCTAGAGATAGAGGAATCTGCTCTAACTGGAGAATCTGTACCAGTTATGAAGGATATAAATCCAATTTTAGGTTCAAAAACTGCATTAGGTGACAAAAGCAACATGGCATTTATGGGAACGATGGTAACAAGGGGCAGTGGAACCGGGATTGTAATTGGTACTGGAATGAAAACAGAAATGGGGAAGATTGCCGATTTACTCCAGTCACAAAAAACGCTTGAAACACCATTGCAACGCCGCCTTGAACAATTGGGAAAAATCTTAATTGGTGTTGCATTAATATTAACTTTTCTTGTTGTAATTGTTGGGGTGCTTCAAGGGCACGATCTATACACTATGTTTTTGGCTGGGGTCTCCTTAGCAGTAGCTGCTATACCAGAAGGACTACCTGCTATAGTAACTGTAGCATTATCTCTTGGGGTTCAAAGGATGATAAAGCAAAAATCAATCGTACGTAAACTACCTGCAATTGAAACTTTAGGTTGTGCGTCAGTCATTTGCTCAGACAAAACGGGAACATTAACACAAAATAAAATGACAGTTACCCATATGTGGACAGGTGGGGAAACCTGGAATGTAACAGGGACTGGATATGAGCCAAAGGGAAGTTTCTTTGATGGGCGTACAGAGGTAGACCCAACAACTAGCAAATCATTTTATCAACTACTTACTTTCGGATTATTATGTAATCATGCTCGAATTGTTGAGAAGGATAATCAATTTATTGTTGATGGTGATCCAACTGAAGGTGCTTTAGCTGTTGCTGCTATGAAAGGGAAACTTTCAAAACACCAACTACAAGAAGAGTTTAAGATAATTAAAGAATTCCCGTTTGATTCTTCTCGGAAAATGATGTCTATGATTGCTAGTGATAAACAAGGAAAACAATATGTAATTACAAAAGGTGCTCCTGATGTCCTGTTAAAACAATGTGATTCAATTTTGTGGAATGATAAAAAACAGCTACTAAATAACAATTATCGTAATGAAGTGGAAAAGTCGATAGCACGTTTAGCCAATCAAGCTTTAAGAACAATTGCGATAGCTTACAAACCAATCTCTTCAAATAAAAAAATAAGCACGGACACTGAAGCAGAAAAAGACTTAGTTTTCATAGGGTTACAAGGGATGATTGACCCACCTCGTCCAGAAGTGAAGCAGGCTGTGAAGGAATGTCATGAAGCAGGGATAAAAACAATTATGATTACAGGGGATCATGTAAATACTGCACAAGCGATCGCAAAGCAGATTAATATTTTACCTGAACATGGTGTAGTCCTCGATGGCTCGTCATTATCATCTATGAGTGTTGAGGAATTAGAGGAAATTGTTGATGATGTCTATGTTTTTGCTCGTGTATCACCTGAGCATAAGCTGAAGATAGTCAAAGCGTTACAACAACAAGGTCACATTGTAGCTATGACGGGTGATGGAGTAAATGATGCACCGGCAATTAAAGCAGCCGATATTGGAATATCGATGGGTATTACGGGTACAGATGTGGCTAAAGAATCCTCCTCTTTAGTTCTCGTTGATGATAACTTTGCAACAATTAAAGCAGCGATAAAAGAAGGAAGAAATATTTATGAAAATATTAGGAAGTTTATACGTTATCTACTTGCTTCCAATGTAGGGGAAATTTTAGTTATGCTTTTTGCTATGATTTTAGCCCTTCCGCTACCGTTAGTTCCTATACAAATTTTATGGGTTAATTTAGTAACGGACGGCTTACCAGCCATGGCGCTCGGATTAGATCAGCCGGAAGAAAATGTGATGAAAAGAAGACCAAGAAGTGCTACTGAAGGTGTCTTTGCAAGAGGTTTAGCATGGAAGGTGATTAGTAGAGGCTTTTTAATTGGGATAGTTACTTTAATAGCATTTATTATCACATATTCGCGTAATCCAAATGAATTACAATATGCACAATCAATTGCTTTTGCAACGTTAGTCATGGCACAATTAATTCATGTATTTGATTGTCGTTCTGAACGATCAATATTTGAACGGAAGCCATTTGAAAACATTTATCTAGTGTTAGCAGTAATATCTTCAGTTTTACTATTAATGGTTGTTATATATTTACCATCACTACAAGTTATATTTCACACTTCCTCAATCATGTTAATAGATTGGTTGCTAATTTTAGGATTATCTGCAATTCCAACTTTTTTACTTGCTACTACACATTTTTCAAGAAAATAA